From the Fusobacterium ulcerans ATCC 49185 genome, the window GGAAATGGAGCAGAAGCTATCAATCAAATACCAGCAGAGGTATGGGCAAAACTAGCTGAAGAAAGAGAATCAGCAGTTACATTATTGAATCAGGTAAGAGATGGAGTTCCTTATTATATGATAATTCCATTAATATTAGTTCTTATCACAGCATTTATGGGATACCAAACATTTATATGTTTGTTTTTAGGAATAGCTTCTGCATATGTGCTTGGTAAATTTGCAGGAACTGTAACTGATACAAATTCTTTCTTCAATGATTTAATTATGTCAGGATTTGCAGATGCAGGATCATGGGTTGTAGTAATGATGATGTGGGTAGCAGCATTTGGTGGAATAATGAAAATGATGGATGCCTTTAAGCCATTGTCAGATCTTCTTGGAAGAATATCAAGAAATGTAAGACAGCTTATGTTCTGGAATGCTGTTCTTTCAATATTTGGAAATATGGCACTTGCAGATGAAATGGCTCAAATAGTAACTATTGGTCCAATTATCAAGAATCTTGTGGAAAAAAATGTAGTTGCCAGTGAAGAAGATATGTATACACTAAAATTGAGAAATGCAACATTCAGTGATGCAATGGGAGTGTTTGGATCTCAATTGATTCCATGGCATGTATACATAGGGTTCTATATTGGTATAGCAGCTACAGTTTATCCATTGCATGAATTTGTACCTATAGACATAATAAAATATAATTTTATTGCATACATAGCTGTTTTTAGTATGCTTATTTTGACATTAACTGGTTGGGACAGATTTATACCTAAATTTGCTCTTCCTAGGGAACCAAAAGTAAGATTAAAGACGAAAGAGGAAATAGCAGCTGATGAGGCAGCTCTTCATGTATAAAAACAATGAAAATATAGTTAATTTTTATAACTTTCATTAAAATAAGTGAACAATAAAATTGAATAATATATAAAATGAATGAAAATCAAAAAAAACTTTTATTTTTTGAAATAATGATGAGTTGATTTTCATTTAAAAAGAGTTTTTATTGACAATTATGTTTAAAAATGGTATAAGATAATTATAAAATTTTAATTATAAAAGATTATTTAAATAAGGAGGGGAGCAAGTTGAAAAGAAAATTTTTATATTTTATGATTGCTTGTGTATTTGCAATTGTAACTACATCTAGTGCAACTCAAAATACTTCCCTTCCTATTTTTAGAGAAGTTACAACTAATAGAATATTTGAAGATATACAAAAAAATAATGAAAAAAATTATCCGCTCTTTACAATCAAAAAAATTGATATGGAAAAAGGGATTGTTCATAAAGATGAAATTGTATATTTGGAAGATAAGCTGAAAATTGAAGTATATTCTCTTCCAGAAATGAAAACTGAATTAATGGAAAAAGTGATTAGGTTAAGACCTATTTATACAATATTATCTCGTTATAAAGAACGGGTACTTCGAAATTAGAAAATCCATATATTTTTTATTAAAAACAATAAAATATTATATGGAGGGAAAATTATGTTGACACTAA encodes:
- a CDS encoding Na+/H+ antiporter NhaC family protein; translated protein: MGITAIIKLVPVLVLAALMMSGFDALIAAPLATMVAAAVAMWTEKKNFSHVLDAAITNVREITIALFILMAAYAMAEVFMSTGVGASIINMALTLGITGKTVALVGAIVTSVLSIATGTSWGTFAACAPIFLWLNHIVGGNILLTVGAIAGGACFGDNIGLISDTTIVSSGIQGVEVVRRVKHQGVWSGLVLLCGIVSFGIAGMIMVPSSVAGNGAEAINQIPAEVWAKLAEERESAVTLLNQVRDGVPYYMIIPLILVLITAFMGYQTFICLFLGIASAYVLGKFAGTVTDTNSFFNDLIMSGFADAGSWVVVMMMWVAAFGGIMKMMDAFKPLSDLLGRISRNVRQLMFWNAVLSIFGNMALADEMAQIVTIGPIIKNLVEKNVVASEEDMYTLKLRNATFSDAMGVFGSQLIPWHVYIGFYIGIAATVYPLHEFVPIDIIKYNFIAYIAVFSMLILTLTGWDRFIPKFALPREPKVRLKTKEEIAADEAALHV